One window from the genome of Mycolicibacterium gadium encodes:
- a CDS encoding ferritin-like domain-containing protein: MTDTTTKTAELTLINQLRTVLDLTHTEIQVAETRIAQARTDAVRDELTKNADNGRIRAEAIEKAIRDLGGFPDTIGPFLGRAAAAVKALTEQAQPFDEALLGDLALEDQLLDRSRYIKALAVAAKNTDVQALADRLITAHSATVNWLTTVLAEDALGGPAALRRTPLQAAAGTAVKIVGMPGQWSAQSAERVAELLRSAGPAVDDLVRRAQHAGEIALKAIGASRDAALQSAEDVARREGADDAADAIHSARAATGVLDAGELPIAEYDELNLNDAVAAVKELEDPADIRAIIAYEEAHKNRQRLVSAAQTRVAEIAQEVVGLS; encoded by the coding sequence ATGACTGACACCACCACCAAGACCGCTGAACTCACGTTGATCAATCAACTGCGCACCGTGCTCGACCTGACGCACACCGAGATTCAGGTCGCCGAGACCCGCATCGCGCAGGCACGAACCGACGCGGTCCGTGACGAGCTGACCAAAAACGCAGACAACGGCCGTATCCGCGCGGAGGCCATCGAGAAGGCCATTCGTGACCTCGGCGGATTCCCCGACACCATCGGCCCGTTCCTCGGCCGCGCCGCCGCCGCGGTGAAGGCGCTGACCGAGCAGGCCCAGCCGTTCGACGAGGCACTACTCGGCGATCTCGCGCTCGAGGACCAGCTGCTCGATCGGTCGCGCTACATCAAGGCGCTCGCGGTCGCGGCGAAGAACACCGACGTCCAAGCGCTCGCCGATCGTCTGATCACCGCGCATTCGGCCACGGTCAACTGGCTGACCACCGTGCTGGCCGAGGACGCGCTGGGCGGACCGGCTGCGCTGCGTCGCACTCCGCTGCAGGCGGCGGCTGGTACCGCAGTGAAAATCGTCGGCATGCCCGGGCAGTGGTCGGCGCAATCGGCCGAGCGGGTCGCCGAACTTCTGCGCTCCGCCGGCCCAGCCGTCGACGACCTGGTGCGTCGCGCACAGCATGCCGGTGAGATCGCGCTCAAGGCGATCGGTGCATCGCGTGACGCGGCGCTGCAGAGTGCGGAGGACGTCGCTCGCCGCGAGGGTGCAGACGACGCTGCCGACGCGATTCACAGCGCCCGCGCAGCCACCGGCGTTCTCGACGCCGGTGAGCTGCCGATCGCCGAGTACGACGAGCTGAACCTCAACGACGCCGTCGCCGCGGTCAAGGAACTCGAGGATCCGGCCGACATCCGGGCGATCATCGCCTACGAGGAGGCGCATAAGAACCGGCAGCGGCTGGTTTCGGCCGCGCAGACCCGCGTAGCCGAGATCGCCCAGGAGGTTGTCGGCCTGAGCTGA
- a CDS encoding serine/threonine-protein kinase PknH/PknJ gives MALSPGMTVAGYTIEAVLGAGGMGTVYKARNPALPRSDALKVLSEGLSQDDHFRARFLREADLAATLDHPNIVTVYNRGETEDGQLWIAMQYVDGSDAEKETRARRMTPLRAVHIVGEVAKALDYAHRRQLLHRDVKPANFLLSADDERVFLADFGIARALDDATNLTATGMVVATIAYAAPESLSGYTVDGRADIYSLGCSLFDLLTQRSPFGSSGGMAATMAAHLNDPPPRATDLVPDLPAAIDHVIARAMAKNPSDRYQTAGDFAAAAARAIDEPTVALRPAQRMQAPRWPDPPRPAPPTGPRPYTRPSVPPNAQLTGPSFPGPQPAYRPQSSAPPTVVPQGRRPDRFGGKARMLGIGAAAAAAAIAVIVILVVTLSGGDDSGSAAATTETTASSTRARVPTSEPAPAPTAPGNIPDDALPGLLLSANDISGRMNKPGMTAMPTENAPLAGSVTPPNCTGAWGPAYQATYDGSGFTAMVIQGVFSDPTHKLVQAVTAFPDADAAKAFYDRQVADWNACKSTHIRFEYQGASTEADLGVPSTTAGVMTMKLTPTTSATAGQQCERDMALRANVIVDVRACSPTVGSSGLAIASAIADKIK, from the coding sequence GTGGCGTTGAGCCCGGGCATGACGGTGGCCGGTTACACCATCGAGGCGGTACTGGGTGCGGGCGGAATGGGCACGGTCTACAAGGCCCGCAACCCCGCCCTGCCGCGCAGCGACGCGTTGAAGGTCCTCTCGGAGGGTCTGTCGCAAGACGACCATTTCCGCGCCCGATTCCTGCGCGAGGCCGACCTGGCAGCGACGTTGGATCACCCCAACATCGTCACGGTCTACAACCGGGGTGAGACCGAGGACGGCCAACTCTGGATCGCGATGCAATATGTCGACGGCAGCGACGCGGAGAAGGAGACCCGCGCACGCCGGATGACTCCGCTGCGCGCCGTGCACATCGTGGGCGAGGTCGCCAAGGCGCTTGATTACGCCCACCGGCGTCAGCTGCTGCACCGCGACGTCAAGCCGGCCAACTTCCTGCTCTCCGCCGACGACGAACGAGTTTTCTTGGCGGACTTCGGAATTGCCCGTGCACTCGACGACGCGACCAACCTGACGGCGACGGGAATGGTGGTGGCCACCATTGCTTACGCCGCACCGGAAAGTCTGTCCGGCTACACGGTCGACGGCCGCGCCGACATCTACTCGCTCGGCTGCTCGCTATTCGACCTGCTGACCCAGCGGTCACCGTTCGGCAGTTCCGGAGGTATGGCGGCGACGATGGCCGCGCACCTCAACGATCCGCCACCGCGCGCCACCGATCTGGTGCCCGACTTGCCCGCAGCGATCGATCACGTGATCGCCCGGGCCATGGCCAAGAATCCCAGCGACCGCTATCAGACAGCAGGTGACTTCGCCGCCGCCGCGGCACGAGCGATCGACGAGCCCACCGTCGCGCTGCGTCCCGCGCAGAGGATGCAGGCACCTCGGTGGCCGGACCCGCCACGGCCGGCCCCGCCGACGGGTCCACGGCCCTACACCCGCCCCAGTGTGCCGCCCAATGCCCAGCTCACCGGCCCGAGCTTCCCCGGCCCTCAGCCGGCGTACCGCCCCCAGTCGAGTGCCCCGCCGACGGTCGTGCCGCAGGGCAGACGCCCCGACAGGTTCGGCGGCAAGGCCCGCATGCTGGGTATCGGCGCCGCCGCCGCGGCGGCGGCCATCGCGGTGATCGTGATACTCGTCGTCACCCTCTCCGGCGGTGACGATTCCGGGTCGGCGGCTGCGACAACGGAGACGACGGCTTCGTCGACGCGGGCCCGGGTTCCGACATCGGAGCCCGCCCCGGCGCCGACCGCTCCCGGCAACATTCCCGACGATGCGCTGCCCGGACTCCTGCTGTCTGCCAACGACATCAGCGGACGGATGAACAAGCCCGGGATGACCGCCATGCCGACCGAGAACGCGCCGCTCGCCGGGTCGGTCACGCCACCCAACTGCACCGGGGCGTGGGGCCCGGCCTACCAAGCCACCTACGACGGGTCCGGTTTCACGGCGATGGTGATCCAGGGCGTGTTCTCGGATCCGACCCACAAGCTGGTCCAGGCCGTCACGGCCTTCCCGGATGCGGACGCGGCCAAGGCTTTCTACGACCGGCAGGTCGCCGACTGGAACGCTTGCAAGTCCACCCACATCAGGTTCGAGTACCAGGGGGCCTCGACGGAGGCCGATCTCGGCGTGCCGTCGACCACCGCGGGCGTCATGACGATGAAGCTCACTCCGACGACATCGGCGACGGCGGGGCAGCAGTGCGAACGCGATATGGCGTTGCGCGCCAACGTGATTGTCGACGTGCGCGCGTGTTCACCCACGGTCGGAAGCTCAGGGTTGGCGATTGCCAGCGCCATCGCCGACAAGATCAAGTAG
- a CDS encoding molybdopterin-dependent oxidoreductase yields the protein MTIAQTNLLAGVGEDGRHLYTCPLCEAMCGLEIQVEDRQVTGIRGNRDDVWSRGHICPKGASLGAVHHDPDRIRRPMIKVDGQWQEVGWDAAFRRCTELLAPLIEKHGIGAVTCYTGNPLAHSFSLGRYTGVLLGMSGIPLSYSPGTVDQWPKNLSSHLMYGGWWTFPVPDIERTDLLVVMGANPSASQGSLLAAPDVMGIVDGIRKRGKVIVIDPVRTQTAARASEWLPITPGTDAALLMGVTHTLFDEDLVVLGDLAPHIDGLDQLREVAADWSPERVADVTGIEAQRIRELARELVSTERAVVYGRIGTCNQEFGSLASWLVDVVNILTGHFDKPGGSMFPRAAAWSVTVQPIPGLEDGAAEFGRFRTRVRGAKEVLGQVPVSCLAEEIATPGEGQIKALITVAGNPVLSTPAGHQLDEVLPQLDAMIAVDLWMNETTRHADVILPGLSPLEQPHHDDLILNFAVNSIANYSAPVFEPDEPDRPHEWEILVRLTGLCTGVPAEDVDVAAIDDGFFDYMAFTQGLDGAEIRKHYTHGGPERILDLTLRTGPFGDRYGENPDGLTLERLKAQPNGINFGPMVPQVPDILGTADKKIRLAPQYLLDDLPRLAQRLDRAPDELVLVSRRHLRSNNSWLHNVGPLMKGKDRCTLLMHTDDAVKHGVVTGDVVRVTSEGGSIEVPVEVTAAIMPGVVSMPHGWGHGKPGTRMSIANESPGVNTNVLSPPNFIDEPSGNGALNGIPVTVTATST from the coding sequence ATGACGATCGCGCAGACGAACCTGTTGGCCGGCGTCGGCGAGGACGGCCGCCATTTGTACACCTGTCCGCTGTGTGAAGCCATGTGCGGCTTGGAGATTCAGGTCGAAGACAGACAGGTGACCGGCATCCGCGGCAACCGTGACGACGTCTGGAGTCGCGGCCACATCTGCCCCAAGGGCGCCAGCCTGGGCGCCGTCCACCATGACCCCGACCGGATCCGCCGGCCGATGATCAAAGTCGACGGCCAGTGGCAGGAGGTCGGCTGGGACGCCGCCTTCCGCCGCTGTACCGAGCTGCTTGCACCGTTGATCGAGAAGCACGGCATCGGCGCCGTGACCTGCTACACCGGAAACCCGCTCGCGCACTCGTTCTCCCTCGGCCGCTACACCGGCGTGCTGCTCGGCATGTCGGGCATCCCGCTGTCTTACTCGCCCGGGACCGTCGATCAGTGGCCGAAGAACCTCTCGTCGCACCTGATGTACGGCGGATGGTGGACGTTCCCGGTACCTGACATCGAGCGCACCGACCTGCTGGTGGTGATGGGCGCCAACCCCTCCGCCTCCCAGGGCTCCCTGCTGGCCGCGCCCGACGTCATGGGCATCGTCGACGGAATTCGCAAGCGCGGCAAGGTGATTGTCATCGACCCCGTCCGCACCCAGACCGCGGCGCGGGCCAGCGAATGGCTGCCGATCACACCCGGTACCGACGCCGCGTTGCTGATGGGTGTCACCCACACCCTGTTCGACGAAGACCTGGTCGTCCTTGGGGACCTCGCTCCTCACATCGACGGGCTCGACCAGTTGCGGGAGGTCGCCGCGGACTGGTCCCCGGAGCGGGTCGCCGATGTCACCGGAATCGAAGCGCAGCGCATCAGGGAGCTCGCGCGCGAGCTCGTCAGCACCGAGCGCGCCGTCGTGTACGGCCGAATCGGTACGTGCAACCAGGAATTCGGCAGCCTGGCCAGCTGGCTCGTCGACGTCGTCAACATCCTCACCGGACATTTCGACAAGCCGGGCGGCTCGATGTTCCCGCGTGCCGCCGCGTGGTCGGTGACCGTTCAGCCGATCCCCGGCCTCGAAGACGGCGCCGCTGAATTCGGCCGTTTTCGCACCCGGGTGCGCGGCGCCAAGGAGGTACTGGGGCAGGTACCGGTGTCGTGCCTGGCCGAGGAGATCGCGACGCCGGGGGAGGGGCAGATCAAGGCCCTCATCACAGTTGCGGGGAATCCGGTGCTGTCCACTCCGGCCGGCCACCAACTGGATGAGGTGCTGCCGCAACTGGACGCGATGATCGCCGTCGACCTGTGGATGAACGAAACGACGCGGCACGCCGACGTCATCCTGCCCGGCCTGTCGCCGCTGGAGCAGCCGCACCATGACGATCTGATCCTCAACTTCGCGGTCAACAGCATCGCCAACTACTCGGCGCCGGTCTTCGAGCCCGACGAACCAGACCGCCCCCACGAGTGGGAGATCCTTGTCAGGCTCACCGGGCTGTGCACCGGCGTGCCCGCCGAGGACGTCGACGTTGCCGCGATCGACGACGGCTTCTTCGACTACATGGCGTTCACTCAGGGCCTGGACGGCGCGGAGATCCGCAAGCACTACACACATGGCGGCCCCGAACGCATCCTGGACCTCACCCTGCGTACCGGTCCGTTCGGTGACAGGTACGGCGAGAACCCCGACGGCCTGACGCTGGAAAGGTTGAAGGCGCAACCCAACGGGATCAACTTCGGGCCGATGGTGCCGCAGGTCCCAGATATCCTGGGGACCGCCGACAAGAAGATCCGGCTGGCACCGCAATATCTGCTCGACGACCTGCCACGTCTGGCCCAGCGTCTCGACCGCGCGCCCGACGAGCTGGTCCTCGTCAGCCGACGTCATCTGCGATCCAACAACTCCTGGCTGCACAACGTCGGTCCGCTGATGAAGGGCAAGGACCGGTGCACGCTGCTGATGCACACCGATGATGCCGTCAAGCACGGTGTGGTGACCGGCGACGTGGTCAGGGTGACGTCGGAGGGAGGCAGCATCGAGGTGCCAGTCGAGGTGACCGCCGCGATCATGCCGGGCGTGGTCTCGATGCCGCATGGCTGGGGCCACGGCAAGCCGGGCACCCGGATGTCGATCGCCAACGAATCCCCGGGCGTGAACACCAATGTCCTGTCCCCGCCGAACTTCATCGACGAGCCGTCGGGCAACGGGGCGCTGAACGGTATCCCGGTGACGGTGACAGCGACGTCGACCTGA
- a CDS encoding nitroreductase family deazaflavin-dependent oxidoreductase → MDPNKKPAQLNSPLVDTIMKYAGKAHVWVYRKSGGKIGANWRIGAGLKKPVPTLLLEHTGRKSGKTFVSPLVFIEDGQDVIVVASKGGSDTHPQWYRNLVAIPDVHIEIGTDRRAVRAETASPEEIARLWPKLVEAYADFDTYQSWADRDIPVIVLKPRRA, encoded by the coding sequence ATGGACCCGAACAAGAAACCGGCACAACTGAATTCGCCGCTTGTCGACACGATCATGAAGTACGCCGGCAAGGCGCACGTGTGGGTGTATCGGAAGTCCGGCGGGAAGATCGGCGCCAACTGGCGCATCGGTGCGGGACTGAAGAAACCGGTGCCGACGTTGCTGCTCGAGCACACCGGCCGCAAATCCGGTAAGACGTTCGTCTCGCCGCTGGTGTTCATCGAAGACGGTCAGGACGTGATCGTGGTGGCTTCGAAGGGTGGTAGCGACACCCATCCGCAGTGGTACCGCAATCTGGTGGCGATCCCGGACGTCCACATCGAGATCGGCACCGATCGCCGCGCCGTGCGCGCCGAGACCGCGTCGCCGGAGGAAATAGCGAGGCTCTGGCCGAAGCTGGTCGAGGCCTACGCCGACTTCGACACGTACCAGAGCTGGGCCGACCGCGACATACCCGTGATCGTGCTCAAGCCACGGCGAGCCTGA